The following are encoded together in the Microbacterium hatanonis genome:
- a CDS encoding LmeA family phospholipid-binding protein, whose protein sequence is MTDAYTLPFEPTEQPKRRRRLWPWIVTLVIVLVLIGSAAFGAEWLARGAVTGGIRTLVVSQVGLPADQPVDVEVPGLVIPQLISGTLDEVTIASDDVTFGELSGDVRVTITDMPIRADAAAGPGTATVRLDETQLRALLSTIDGFPADAAGIAAPDVTVSTELSLFGVGIPVGIALLPAAGSAGDLTLTPSSFTAGGVELTADALRQQFGGLADSVLRTWDVCIAQYLPSALTLTSVSVEGSEVVADFDIDGAVVVDPLLRQNGTCG, encoded by the coding sequence ATGACCGACGCCTACACGCTGCCGTTCGAACCGACGGAGCAGCCGAAGCGTCGGCGTCGCCTGTGGCCCTGGATCGTCACGCTCGTCATCGTGCTCGTCCTCATCGGGTCGGCCGCGTTCGGGGCGGAGTGGCTCGCGCGCGGAGCGGTGACCGGCGGCATCCGCACCCTGGTCGTGTCACAGGTCGGCCTTCCCGCCGACCAGCCCGTCGACGTCGAGGTGCCCGGCCTCGTCATTCCGCAGCTGATCTCCGGAACGCTCGACGAGGTCACGATCGCCTCCGACGACGTGACGTTCGGCGAGCTGTCGGGCGACGTGCGCGTGACGATCACCGACATGCCGATCCGTGCCGACGCCGCCGCCGGCCCGGGAACCGCGACGGTGCGCCTCGACGAGACCCAGCTGCGCGCCCTGCTCTCGACGATCGACGGTTTTCCCGCGGATGCTGCGGGGATCGCCGCGCCCGATGTGACCGTATCGACCGAGCTGAGCCTGTTCGGCGTCGGGATCCCGGTCGGTATCGCGCTCCTCCCCGCCGCGGGGAGCGCGGGCGACCTCACCCTCACGCCGTCATCGTTCACGGCGGGCGGGGTGGAACTCACCGCCGACGCCCTGCGTCAGCAGTTCGGTGGTCTCGCCGACTCGGTGCTGCGCACGTGGGACGTCTGCATCGCCCAGTACCTCCCGTCCGCCCTCACGCTGACCTCGGTCTCGGTGGAGGGCTCGGAGGTCGTCGCCGATTTCGACATCGACGGTGCCGTCGTCGTCGACCCGCTCCTGCGCCAGAACGGCACCTGCGGCTGA
- a CDS encoding transglutaminase-like domain-containing protein produces MQRLVTAELDLELAASADLIFQITAASNVPVTSEQLTFTQGDRVYTPTEIVDQTGSRLHRFTGEAGALTVRYDATISGPAAIAHTSDLETITYLRPSRYCQSDEVFAQARRQFRGLSGVELVDAVSQFVSSSVVYTPGLSLGTDSAVTTLMTGQGVCRDYAHVVIALLRAMDVPARYAACFAPGLEPMDFHAVAEAYVDGSWYVIDATRLADRRSLVRIATGRDAADCAFLSYHGANLTLERMRVDAWVTDAAPEAADDHEALVQLA; encoded by the coding sequence GTGCAGCGCCTCGTTACCGCCGAACTCGACCTCGAGCTCGCAGCATCCGCAGACCTCATCTTCCAGATCACCGCGGCCTCGAACGTGCCCGTCACGAGCGAGCAGCTCACCTTCACGCAGGGCGACCGCGTGTACACGCCGACCGAGATCGTCGATCAGACGGGCAGTCGCCTGCACCGGTTCACTGGTGAGGCGGGCGCCCTCACCGTGCGGTACGACGCGACGATCTCGGGTCCGGCGGCGATCGCCCACACCAGCGATCTCGAGACCATCACCTACCTGCGCCCGAGCCGCTACTGCCAGTCCGACGAGGTGTTCGCCCAGGCGCGGCGTCAGTTCCGCGGACTCAGCGGTGTCGAGCTCGTCGACGCCGTCTCGCAGTTCGTCTCGTCGAGCGTCGTGTACACGCCCGGCCTCAGCCTCGGCACCGACAGTGCCGTGACGACGCTGATGACGGGCCAGGGCGTCTGCCGCGACTACGCGCACGTCGTCATCGCCCTGCTGCGCGCGATGGACGTGCCCGCGCGCTACGCCGCGTGCTTCGCGCCCGGACTCGAGCCCATGGACTTCCACGCGGTCGCCGAGGCCTATGTGGACGGGTCGTGGTACGTCATCGATGCCACGCGCCTCGCCGACCGGCGCTCGCTCGTGCGCATCGCGACGGGCCGTGACGCGGCCGACTGCGCCTTCCTCAGCTACCACGGCGCGAACCTCACGCTCGAGCGCATGCGCGTCGACGCGTGGGTGACGGATGCTGCGCCCGAGGCCGCCGACGACCACGAAGCGCTGGTGCAGTTGGCCTGA
- a CDS encoding arginine--tRNA ligase: MDPDVLSAALLAVVTPLAEARREGSTEGLTAADLPLERPKNRDHGDWASNAAMKLAKKVGANPRELAAEIAAGLESVDGIASVEVAGPGFINIRLDAAAAGALAKTIVESGAAFGSNDTQRGTSINLEFVSANPTGPLHIGHTRWAALGDSIARLLLASGATLVREFYINDAGAQMERFGRSVLAAALDQPTPEDGYAGEYIGELGSRVRAARPDIASLEPTEQIDVATELAYGMQLDEIQASLERFNVHFDVWFSERVLHARHEGKPSLVDEAVDRLREQGHVFDDEGAVWVRTTDFGDDKDRVIRRSNGEYTYFAADAAYYLNKGDRGFAHKIYLLGADHHGYVHRLKALAGAAGEDPEKNVEVLIGQLVSINGAKLSKRAGNIIELDDLQAWLGTDALRYSLGRYPADSPLTLDPEILQKRTNDNPVFYVQYAHARTHNVARNAASSGVDRSEFAPELLDHETESALLGALQEFPRVVAFAAEVREPHRVARYLEELAGLYHRWYDSCRVIPLGDEPVASVHRTRLWLNDATGQVLRNGLDLLGVSAPERM; this comes from the coding sequence ATGGATCCTGACGTTCTCTCCGCCGCCCTGCTCGCCGTCGTGACGCCTCTCGCCGAGGCGCGACGCGAAGGGTCGACCGAGGGGCTCACCGCGGCCGACCTGCCGCTGGAGCGTCCGAAGAACCGCGACCACGGCGACTGGGCCTCGAACGCGGCGATGAAGCTCGCGAAGAAGGTCGGCGCGAACCCCCGCGAGCTCGCCGCCGAGATCGCGGCCGGGCTCGAGAGCGTCGACGGCATCGCGAGCGTCGAGGTCGCCGGCCCCGGGTTCATCAACATCCGCCTCGACGCGGCAGCGGCCGGTGCCCTGGCCAAGACCATCGTCGAGTCCGGCGCCGCCTTCGGCTCGAACGACACCCAGCGCGGCACCTCCATCAACCTCGAGTTCGTCAGCGCCAACCCGACCGGCCCGCTGCACATCGGGCACACGCGGTGGGCGGCCCTCGGCGACTCGATCGCGCGCCTGCTGCTCGCCAGCGGTGCCACGCTCGTACGCGAGTTCTACATCAACGACGCCGGCGCGCAGATGGAGCGCTTCGGTCGCTCGGTGCTCGCGGCGGCGCTCGACCAGCCGACGCCGGAGGACGGCTACGCGGGGGAGTACATCGGCGAGCTCGGCTCCCGCGTGCGTGCCGCCCGCCCCGACATCGCCTCGCTCGAGCCCACCGAGCAGATCGACGTCGCGACCGAGCTCGCCTACGGCATGCAGCTCGACGAGATCCAAGCGTCGCTCGAGCGCTTCAACGTGCACTTCGACGTCTGGTTCTCCGAGCGCGTGCTGCACGCCCGGCACGAGGGCAAGCCGAGCCTCGTCGACGAGGCCGTCGACCGCCTCCGCGAGCAGGGCCACGTCTTCGACGACGAGGGCGCCGTCTGGGTGAGGACGACCGACTTCGGAGACGACAAAGACCGGGTCATCCGCCGGTCCAACGGCGAGTACACCTACTTCGCCGCCGACGCCGCCTACTACCTCAACAAGGGCGACCGCGGCTTCGCACACAAGATCTACCTGCTCGGTGCCGACCACCACGGCTACGTGCACCGTCTCAAGGCGCTCGCGGGCGCGGCCGGTGAAGACCCCGAGAAGAACGTCGAGGTGCTCATCGGGCAGCTCGTGTCGATCAACGGCGCCAAGCTCAGCAAGCGCGCGGGCAACATCATCGAGCTCGACGACCTGCAGGCCTGGCTCGGCACCGATGCGCTGCGCTACTCCCTCGGGCGCTACCCGGCCGATTCGCCGCTGACGCTCGATCCCGAGATCCTCCAGAAGCGCACGAACGACAACCCCGTCTTCTACGTGCAGTACGCGCACGCACGCACGCACAACGTGGCGCGCAACGCCGCGTCCTCCGGCGTCGACCGTTCCGAATTCGCTCCCGAGCTGCTCGACCACGAGACGGAGTCGGCGCTCCTGGGTGCCCTGCAGGAGTTCCCGCGCGTGGTCGCCTTCGCCGCCGAGGTGCGCGAACCGCACCGCGTGGCGCGCTACCTCGAAGAGCTCGCGGGCCTGTATCACCGCTGGTACGACAGCTGCCGGGTGATCCCGCTCGGCGACGAGCCCGTCGCATCCGTGCACCGCACCCGCCTGTGGCTGAACGACGCCACCGGTCAGGTTCTGCGCAACGGTCTCGACCTGCTGGGCGTGAGCGCTCCGGAACGGATGTGA
- a CDS encoding MFS transporter, which yields MTTTSPVPVQVATGARRMPYGALIALMLMSFLLVTAEFLPNGVLTEMAAGLGVTPGQAGQTVTVTALVGLVVAPTVGLIFPRLDRRTLLVVMALAAGASGVLAAIAPNLVLVLLARFLLGAAISAFWAMSITVAAHVAGPERVGRAVMFTSAGMSLATVAGVPLGVVLSELVDWRATFLIIGVATALLAIPLRVSLPSVPATQAASIRILVDTVRRRGVGLGLAGHVLIVLGHFLAYTYIRLALERTPDVDAGIVVVLLALFGAGGLIGNIVIGLVIDRSLAFFGVFAPVAMAVAVIGVLLLPGAVVAIGAAVFVWGMFFASWLIIVNAWVGHRMPDRLEAGGSLVVVGFQGAIVLAAGFGGILVDSLGVEANYVIGIVLLLVGAALFGASNRASSRADVGER from the coding sequence ATGACAACGACCTCCCCCGTACCCGTCCAGGTCGCCACCGGTGCGCGTCGCATGCCCTACGGTGCGCTCATCGCTCTCATGCTCATGAGCTTCCTTCTGGTCACCGCCGAGTTCCTTCCGAACGGCGTTCTCACGGAGATGGCGGCGGGGCTCGGCGTCACCCCGGGACAGGCGGGCCAGACCGTCACCGTCACCGCCCTCGTGGGTCTCGTCGTCGCCCCGACGGTCGGGCTCATCTTCCCGCGGCTCGATCGCCGGACCCTCCTCGTCGTCATGGCCCTCGCGGCGGGGGCGTCGGGAGTGCTCGCGGCGATCGCCCCCAACCTCGTGCTCGTGCTGCTGGCGCGGTTCCTGCTCGGGGCGGCCATCAGCGCGTTCTGGGCGATGTCGATCACCGTGGCCGCGCACGTGGCGGGCCCCGAGAGGGTCGGGCGCGCGGTGATGTTCACCTCGGCAGGCATGTCGCTCGCCACCGTCGCCGGCGTTCCGCTCGGCGTCGTCCTGAGCGAGCTGGTCGACTGGCGCGCGACCTTCCTGATCATCGGGGTCGCCACCGCCCTCCTCGCCATCCCGCTTCGCGTCTCGCTGCCGAGCGTGCCGGCGACCCAGGCGGCCAGCATCCGGATCCTCGTCGACACCGTTCGCCGACGCGGCGTGGGGCTCGGACTCGCCGGCCACGTGCTCATCGTGCTCGGGCACTTCCTCGCATACACCTACATTCGGCTGGCCCTCGAGCGCACACCGGACGTCGATGCGGGCATCGTCGTGGTGCTCCTCGCGCTCTTCGGCGCCGGCGGTCTGATCGGCAACATCGTGATCGGGCTGGTCATCGACCGCTCGTTGGCGTTCTTCGGTGTGTTCGCACCGGTCGCCATGGCCGTCGCAGTGATCGGCGTGCTGCTGCTGCCCGGGGCGGTCGTGGCGATCGGTGCCGCCGTGTTCGTCTGGGGCATGTTCTTCGCGTCGTGGCTGATCATCGTGAACGCGTGGGTCGGTCACCGGATGCCCGACCGACTCGAGGCCGGCGGAAGCCTCGTCGTCGTCGGGTTCCAAGGGGCGATCGTGCTGGCGGCCGGCTTCGGCGGCATCCTCGTCGACAGCCTCGGCGTCGAAGCGAACTACGTCATCGGGATCGTGCTGCTCCTGGTCGGCGCGGCGCTGTTCGGAGCGTCGAACCGCGCGTCGTCGAGAGCCGACGTCGGCGAGCGTTGA
- a CDS encoding helix-turn-helix domain-containing protein, giving the protein MTFDPATLESVLSSLDVQLGETRQRSLPAGGRLGVDRGVLTLVYVVAGEVTGDASSETACAVDVAAGAASLCATRTLLAGDAFLSFGRCAASLTSTSGARLMTAEVHVTSPNAVRPLPGVIFVTGFARLEPAAAALAAQLGPGDGDATRTGDPMICRLMVTTVLLSVIRAWADRDSASRLPLTTGDDYLDRVAAAVRDEPGRLWTVDALATIGAMSRTVLTERFRAAFGRSPASYVTEVRMRRAQEMLQSGRSVSETSRAMGYASDEGFSRAFRRHVGVVPSSWRAGHRGGVAV; this is encoded by the coding sequence GTGACGTTCGATCCCGCGACGCTGGAGAGCGTGCTCTCGTCCCTCGATGTGCAGCTGGGCGAGACGCGGCAACGATCGCTGCCGGCCGGAGGACGCCTCGGTGTCGATCGCGGAGTGCTGACCCTCGTCTACGTCGTGGCGGGGGAGGTCACCGGGGATGCGTCGTCGGAGACGGCCTGCGCGGTGGACGTCGCCGCCGGCGCCGCGTCGCTGTGCGCGACGCGCACGCTTCTCGCCGGCGACGCGTTCCTCTCCTTCGGGAGGTGCGCGGCCTCGCTCACGTCGACCTCGGGAGCGCGGCTGATGACCGCTGAGGTGCACGTGACTTCCCCGAACGCCGTCCGGCCTCTGCCGGGGGTGATCTTCGTCACGGGATTCGCGAGGCTCGAGCCGGCCGCCGCCGCGCTCGCCGCGCAACTCGGTCCGGGCGACGGTGACGCGACACGCACCGGTGACCCCATGATCTGCCGGCTGATGGTGACGACCGTCCTGCTGTCGGTGATCCGCGCATGGGCCGACCGTGACAGCGCATCGCGGCTGCCGCTCACGACGGGCGACGACTACCTCGACCGGGTCGCGGCGGCCGTCCGCGACGAGCCGGGGCGCCTGTGGACCGTGGACGCGCTCGCGACCATCGGCGCGATGTCGCGCACGGTGCTGACCGAGCGGTTCCGCGCCGCCTTCGGCCGTTCGCCGGCCAGCTACGTCACCGAGGTGCGGATGCGGCGCGCCCAGGAGATGCTCCAGTCAGGACGCAGCGTGTCGGAGACCTCGCGCGCGATGGGGTACGCCTCCGACGAAGGGTTCAGTCGGGCCTTCCGCCGCCACGTCGGCGTCGTGCCGTCATCCTGGCGTGCCGGCCATCGCGGCGGCGTCGCGGTCTGA
- the lysA gene encoding diaminopimelate decarboxylase, with amino-acid sequence MSASPAAPLAPEWLSVPADANDLSVRIWPASARRDADGALELGGVSARELVETFGSPLYVVDEEEVRAHARRARDAFAAAAATHGVKARTYYAGKAFLSTEIVRWVTSEDLSVDVCSRGELEVALAGGAQPARIGFHGNNKTVSELERAVEVGVGSIIVDSPIEIERLAAITERLGAVQRVLVRVRTGVHAETHAFLATAHEDQKFGFSMTDAATAVARIREVPGLDFLGLHAHIGSQIFDASGFRASAARLVELHAELLAGGEIPLLNVGGGFGIAYTSHDDPRPLEEIASGIVDAVAAECAARSIPIPDIAFEPGRVIVGQAGVTLYEVGTVKPVRVGDDLERVYVSVDGGMSDNARPALYGAQYSARIASRTTAAVPALSRVVGHHCESGDIVVDAEYLPGDIAPGDLLAVPATGAYCFSLASTYNYTPRAAVVAVRDGEARVIVRRESVADLLSRDVGAVVATETTTEGIA; translated from the coding sequence GTGTCCGCCTCGCCTGCCGCGCCGCTCGCACCCGAGTGGCTGTCCGTCCCCGCCGACGCGAACGACCTGTCGGTTCGCATCTGGCCGGCATCCGCCCGCCGCGATGCCGACGGAGCCCTCGAGCTCGGCGGTGTCTCGGCCCGTGAGCTCGTCGAGACCTTCGGCTCGCCCCTCTACGTCGTCGACGAAGAAGAGGTGCGCGCCCACGCACGCCGTGCGCGCGACGCGTTCGCGGCGGCCGCGGCGACGCACGGAGTGAAGGCGCGCACCTATTACGCCGGCAAGGCGTTCCTCAGTACCGAGATCGTCCGCTGGGTGACGAGCGAAGACCTCTCGGTCGACGTGTGCTCGCGCGGTGAGCTCGAGGTGGCACTGGCCGGTGGCGCCCAGCCCGCGCGCATCGGATTCCACGGCAACAACAAGACCGTGTCCGAGCTCGAGCGCGCGGTCGAGGTGGGCGTCGGGTCGATCATCGTCGACAGCCCCATCGAGATCGAACGTCTCGCGGCGATCACCGAGCGCCTCGGCGCGGTGCAGCGCGTGCTCGTGCGCGTGCGCACGGGCGTCCACGCCGAGACGCACGCGTTCCTCGCGACAGCCCACGAAGATCAGAAGTTCGGGTTCTCGATGACGGATGCGGCGACCGCCGTCGCCCGGATCCGCGAGGTGCCGGGGCTCGATTTCCTCGGGCTCCACGCCCACATCGGCTCGCAGATCTTCGACGCCTCGGGCTTCCGCGCGTCTGCCGCGCGTCTGGTCGAGCTGCACGCCGAACTCCTGGCCGGGGGTGAGATCCCGCTCCTCAACGTCGGCGGCGGTTTCGGCATCGCGTACACCTCCCACGACGACCCGCGCCCGCTCGAGGAGATCGCGTCGGGCATCGTCGACGCCGTCGCCGCCGAGTGCGCGGCGCGCAGCATCCCGATCCCCGACATCGCGTTCGAGCCCGGCCGCGTCATCGTCGGCCAGGCCGGCGTCACCCTCTACGAGGTGGGCACGGTCAAGCCCGTCCGCGTCGGAGACGACCTCGAGCGCGTATACGTGAGCGTCGACGGCGGCATGAGCGACAACGCCCGCCCGGCCCTCTACGGGGCGCAGTACAGCGCGCGGATCGCGTCGCGCACGACCGCCGCCGTGCCGGCGCTCAGCCGCGTCGTCGGCCACCACTGCGAGTCGGGCGACATCGTCGTCGACGCCGAGTACCTCCCCGGCGACATCGCCCCGGGCGACCTTCTCGCCGTCCCCGCCACGGGCGCCTACTGCTTCTCGCTGGCGAGCACCTACAACTACACCCCGCGGGCCGCGGTCGTCGCCGTGCGCGACGGCGAAGCCCGCGTCATCGTGCGTCGCGAGAGCGTCGCCGACCTCCTCTCCCGCGACGTCGGAGCTGTCGTGGCGACGGAGACCACCACCGAAGGGATCGCATGA
- a CDS encoding LmeA family phospholipid-binding protein: MVMESERTEVLAPVAPVPAAHPEPRGSGRAGRIVTVVAVILAFVVLVFGLLDWIARSVMQAAISHSAVELFELPSTQRVDTEISGPVLPQLLLRNLSLVTLSSQNVNIAGGAADLSIELTDVSLGEQGVARQIRGEARFDAGQLTYMAGVGGMTFGLDGADVTASMSVSAGGQTTSVGMGFTPGYSSGALTLTTSSVRLGETEIALDDLRARYGDDASAALQPRAVCLAAELPAAMRITSVGVDSQQLVARFAVDTTALDAAVLGEKGTCG; this comes from the coding sequence ATGGTCATGGAATCCGAGCGCACCGAGGTGCTGGCGCCCGTCGCTCCGGTTCCCGCGGCGCACCCCGAGCCCCGCGGATCGGGTCGCGCGGGGCGCATCGTGACGGTCGTCGCCGTGATCCTCGCGTTCGTCGTGCTCGTCTTCGGCCTCCTCGACTGGATCGCGCGATCGGTGATGCAGGCCGCGATCAGCCACTCGGCCGTCGAGCTGTTCGAGCTTCCGAGCACCCAACGGGTCGACACCGAGATCTCCGGGCCGGTGCTGCCCCAGTTGCTGCTGCGGAATCTGAGCCTGGTCACCCTGTCGTCGCAGAACGTGAACATCGCCGGCGGCGCGGCCGACCTGTCGATCGAGCTGACGGACGTCTCGCTCGGCGAGCAGGGGGTCGCGCGCCAGATCCGCGGCGAGGCGCGTTTCGACGCCGGCCAGCTCACCTACATGGCGGGCGTCGGGGGCATGACGTTCGGCCTCGACGGAGCCGACGTGACCGCGTCGATGAGTGTGTCGGCCGGCGGGCAGACGACATCCGTGGGGATGGGCTTCACGCCGGGCTACTCCAGCGGCGCCCTCACGCTCACTACCTCCTCCGTGCGCCTCGGTGAGACCGAGATCGCGCTCGACGACCTCCGGGCCCGGTACGGCGACGACGCCAGCGCCGCGCTGCAGCCGCGCGCCGTCTGCCTCGCGGCCGAACTCCCCGCGGCGATGCGCATCACGTCGGTGGGTGTGGACAGCCAGCAGCTGGTGGCGCGCTTCGCGGTCGATACGACCGCGCTCGACGCGGCGGTGCTCGGGGAGAAGGGCACCTGCGGCTGA